A genomic window from Xyrauchen texanus isolate HMW12.3.18 chromosome 15, RBS_HiC_50CHRs, whole genome shotgun sequence includes:
- the ggctb gene encoding gamma-glutamylcyclotransferase b — translation MSISQTCIISVMLLTAGVFFLCSAVSLSTEAFEMDNSTDHKNESTFLYFAYGSNLLKERLQLKNPSAIVYCVARLKDYKLAFGNHKGLKSLRWHGGVATIEYSPGDEVWGVVWRMNISDLESLDSQENVKMGTYSPMEVSVSTSGQELNCRTYMMNSCVYGLPSPQYLQVIVMGAEQNGLPEEYQEKLRSIETNKYEGSLPVMKELKKALKKSKKRTEEILSDD, via the exons ATGTCCATCAGTCAAACCTGCATCATCAGCGTCATGCTGCTCACAGCTGGAGTTTTCTTCCTCTGTTCAGCAG TCTCTCTGTCCACTGAAGCCTTCGAGATGGACAACAGCACAGATCACAAGAACGAATCCACCTTCCTGTACTTTGCGTACGGCAGTAACCTGCTGAAAGAGCGACTGCAGCTAAAGAATCCATCAGCAATTGTTTACTGTGTGGCCAGACTAAAG GACTATAAACTGGCGTTTGGGAACCACAAAGGGCTTAAGAGTCTGCGCTGGCATGGAGGTGTTGCAACCATTGAGTACAGTCCAGGTGATGAGGTGTGGGGGGTCGTGTGGAGGATGAATATATCTGACCTCGAGTCTTTGGACAG TCAGGAAAATGTTAAGATGGGCACGTATAGCCCGATGGAGGTGTCCGTCTCTACCAGTGGCCAGGAGCTCAACTGTCGGACGTATATGATGAACAGCTGTGTGTACGGACTACCTTCACCACAGTATCTTCAG GTGATTGTGATGGGTGCAGAACAGAACGGGCTTCCAGAGGAGTACCAGGAGAAACTCAGATCCATTGAAACCAACAAGTACGAGGGCTCTCTGCCGGTGATGAAGGAACTGAAGAAAGCTTTGAAAAAATCCAAAAAAAGGACAGAGGAGATTCTCTCTGATGATTAG